A single genomic interval of Streptomyces sp. NBC_00663 harbors:
- a CDS encoding VCBS repeat-containing protein, whose amino-acid sequence MHQRHLRLALATATAAALTGGLLTFSAMTATAADSTTVPQADFNNDGIGDVAFSADGAYVSGKKNAGQLVVLYGTAAGVSSAKRSVISQNTTGTPGTAETGDGFGVDSAYADFNGDGYDDIAVGSPGEDVGDDTDGGTVAVLWGSASGITGKGVTLSDPAPGKHDRWGKTLAAGDFDGDGKADLAVGSTGAAVHVFKDGISSSGTTGGQYTVTPPIESGTGAGALHLTAGDVSGDGRTDLVVDGYEGESGQGWNYNYYFPGASGGLSNSGIKDLKSGIVSGIGDINHDGYGDIVTGASWNGEPNSATGGKIWITYGSADGPGTVKGITQNTGSVPGTSEENDYFGWDLDLGDINGDGFQDLVVGAPGENIGGITDTGMVTVLYGAASGLNTSSGAQSFAQSTAGVPGEDEKNDAFGADAKLDDITGDGKADLLVGSYENDGNGAVLYLPSTGTKITTTGSRTVSPSATGVSTTGVPAFGANFAD is encoded by the coding sequence GCTGACGGGCGGTCTGCTGACGTTCTCGGCCATGACCGCGACGGCCGCCGACTCCACCACCGTCCCGCAGGCCGACTTCAACAACGACGGGATCGGCGATGTGGCCTTCTCGGCCGACGGCGCCTACGTCAGCGGCAAGAAGAACGCCGGCCAGCTCGTCGTCCTCTACGGCACCGCCGCCGGAGTGTCGTCCGCGAAGCGCTCCGTCATCAGCCAGAACACCACCGGCACCCCGGGCACGGCGGAGACGGGCGACGGCTTCGGCGTCGACAGCGCGTACGCCGACTTCAACGGCGACGGCTACGACGACATCGCCGTCGGCTCCCCCGGCGAGGACGTCGGCGACGACACCGACGGCGGCACCGTGGCCGTCCTGTGGGGCTCGGCGTCCGGCATCACCGGCAAGGGCGTCACCCTCTCCGACCCGGCTCCCGGCAAGCACGACCGCTGGGGCAAGACCCTCGCCGCCGGCGACTTCGACGGCGACGGCAAGGCCGACCTGGCCGTCGGCAGCACCGGCGCCGCGGTCCACGTCTTCAAGGACGGCATCTCCAGCAGCGGCACGACGGGTGGTCAGTACACCGTCACACCGCCGATCGAGAGCGGCACCGGTGCCGGTGCGCTGCACCTGACCGCGGGGGACGTGAGCGGCGACGGCCGCACGGACCTCGTCGTCGACGGCTACGAGGGTGAGTCCGGCCAGGGCTGGAACTACAACTACTACTTCCCCGGAGCCTCCGGGGGCCTGTCCAACAGCGGCATCAAAGACCTCAAGTCGGGCATCGTCAGCGGGATCGGCGACATCAACCACGACGGCTACGGCGACATCGTGACCGGCGCCTCCTGGAACGGCGAACCGAACTCCGCCACCGGCGGCAAGATCTGGATCACCTATGGCTCGGCGGACGGCCCCGGCACCGTCAAGGGCATCACCCAGAACACCGGCAGCGTCCCCGGCACCTCCGAGGAGAACGACTACTTCGGCTGGGACCTCGACCTCGGCGACATCAACGGCGACGGCTTCCAGGACCTCGTCGTCGGTGCGCCCGGTGAGAACATCGGCGGCATCACCGACACGGGCATGGTCACCGTCCTCTACGGCGCGGCCTCCGGCCTCAACACCTCCTCCGGCGCCCAGTCCTTCGCCCAGTCCACCGCGGGCGTCCCCGGCGAGGACGAGAAGAACGACGCGTTCGGCGCCGACGCCAAGCTCGACGACATCACCGGCGACGGCAAGGCGGACCTGCTCGTGGGGTCGTACGAGAACGACGGCAACGGCGCGGTCCTCTACCTGCCCTCCACCGGCACGAAGATCACCACGACCGGCTCCCGCACCGTCTCCCCGAGCGCGACCGGCGTCTCCACGACGGGCGTCCCGGCGTTCGGCGCCAACTTCGCCGACTGA